A genomic window from Pyxicephalus adspersus chromosome 2, UCB_Pads_2.0, whole genome shotgun sequence includes:
- the AFAP1L1 gene encoding actin filament-associated protein 1-like 1, whose translation MERIKVLDQLLPELNVLLKLLDHEFLSATTREKQSAVCSILRQLQPPPGDDLDFQYMNTAAYHNGTSFVESLFEEFDCDLQELRDMQDEYKDTESQSSPPPPAPCAPPPPLPTTPPPEDYYEEAVPLGPGKFPEYITSRNSSSPPNSIEDGYYEEADNNYPLTHINGEQKHSYNESDGLSSSYESYDEEDEEGKAQRQMHQWPSQEASLHLVRDSRICAFLLRKKRFGQWAKQLTLIRDNKLLCYKSSKDQNPHLEMPLPLCNVTYVPKDGRRKKHELRFCLPNSEILVLACQSGEQAEEWMRVIKEASSPTTVTFSPALGHKLDLDKRLSHDKTSDSDSAANGDNSSPSSGKENRDNAKCRRSGLAELKGSMSRAAGKKITRIISFSKKKQSAEEQHTSSTDEDVPCCGFLNVLVNQCWKERWCRLKGYTLYFHKDRNDLRTHVNSIALRGCEVSPGFGPKHPFAFRILRQNQEVCVLEASSSEEMGRWLGLLLAQTGSNTKPDALHYDYVDVETIANIVTAVRHSFLWAKSSHSSSSDSRIYDDVAYEKVEDPKRTQGGAQVKRHASSCSEKSRRVDTEVKVKRHASNANQYKYGKNRAEEDARKFVMEKERLEKEKEAIRNKLVAIRKERRELKERLKNSTGKQQQDLEVKLASLEEQCKDNEKSRVDLELQLTEVKENLKKSLAGGPSLGLAVTGKPENPIPKTQQESERPVPVNSAAELRRRSPSIATSSKGKVLQKAKEWEAKKP comes from the exons TTCTAGACCAGCTGTTGCCAGAATTGAATGTATTGCTAAAGCTTCTGGATCATGAATTCCTCAGTGCCACCACCAGAGAGAAACAAAGTGCGGTATGCAGCATCCTGCGCCAGCTACAGCCTCCCCCTG gAGATGACTTGGATTTCCAGTATATGAACACTGCTGCTTATCACAATGGCACCAGCTTTGTGGAGTCACTCTTTGAGGAGTTTG ATTGTGACCTGCAGGAATTACGGGACATGCAAGATGAATACAAAGACACAGAAAGCCAGTCTTCTCCACCTCCACCAGCACCTTGTGCTCCTCCACCGCCATTGCCTACTACTCCCCCACCCGAAGATTACTATGAGGAGGCTGTTCCACTCGGTCCAGGAAAGTTCCCCGAGTATATAACGTCTCGCA ATAGTTCCAGTCCTCCCAATTCCATAGAAGATGGATATTATGAAGAAGCAGATAATAATTACCCGCTTACCCACATAAATGGGGAGCAGAAACATTCGT ATAATGAATCTGATGGTCTGAGCAGCTCATACGAGTCGTAtgatgaagaagatgaagaaggtAAAGCTCAGCGTCAAATGCACCAATGGCCTTCCCAAGAGGCATCTCTGCACCTGGTCCGGGACAGCAGAATATGTGCATTTCTCCTGCGCAAGAAGCGGTTTGGCCAGTGGGCCAAACAGCTAACGTTAATCAGAGACAATAAACTACTG TGTTACAAGAGCTCTAAGGACCAGAATCCTCACTTGGAGATGCCACTGCCCTTGTGTAATGTCACCTATGTCCCAAAAGATGGCCGTCGTAAGAAGCATGAACTACGTTTCTGTCTCCCCAACTCAGAGATACTTGTGTTGGCGTGTCAGAGTGGAGAGCAGGCTGAAGAATGGATGAGG GTGATCAAGGAGGCCAGTAGCCCAACTACAGTTACATTTTCTCCAGCTCTGGGACATAAACTTGATCTGGACAAG AGGTTGTCCCATGACAAGACATCTGACTCTGACAGTGCAGCAAACGGTGACAACAGCTCCCCAAGTAGTGGCAAAGAAAACAGGGACAATG CAAAGTGTCGAAGAAGTGGCTTGGCAGAATTGAAAGGCTCCATGAGTCGGGCAGCTGGGAAGAAAATTACAAGGATAATTAGTTTCTCCAAAAAGAAGCAATCTGCAGAGGAACAGCACACCTCATCCACAGATGAAGATGTGCCTTGTTGCG GTTTTTTGAATGTACTTGTAAACCAGTGCTGGAAGGAACGTTGGTGTCGTTTAAAGGGTTATACATTATACTTCCACAAGGATCGCAATGATCTAAGAACTCACGTTAATTCTATTGCACTGCGGGGCTGTGAGGTGTCACCAGGATTTGGACCAAAGCATCCATTTGCCTTCCGAATCTTACGTCAAAACCAAGAAGTCTGTGTTTTAGAG GCTAGCTCCTCTGAAGAAATGGGTCGATGGCTGGGACTACTGCTAGCTCAGACTGGCTCAAATACCAAACCTGATGCTCTGCACTATGACTATGTTGATGTTGAAACAATAGCCAACATTGTCACTGCCGTGCGTCATTCTTTCCT gtgGGCAAAATCTTCACATAGCAGTAGTAGTGACTCGCGAATCTACGATGATGTGGCCTATGAAAAG GTGGAAGATCCTAAGCGCACACAAGGTGGAGCGCAGGTAAAACGCCACGCCTCTTCTTGTAGCGAAAAGTCCCGGCGAGTGGATACCGAGGTTAAGGTCAAGCGTCATGCTTCAA ATGCCAACCAATATAAATATGGCAAAAACAGAGCTGAGGAAGATGCACGGAAATTTGTTATGGAAAAAGAACGTCTAGAAAAGGAGAAGGAGGCCATCCGGAACAAGCTGGTAGCCATTAGGAAAGAAAGACGAGAGCTGAAAGAACGTCTAAAAAATAGTACAG GGAAGCAGCAACAAGACCTTGAGGTGAAGCTGGCCTCACTAGAAGAACAGTGCAAGGACAATGAGAAGAGTCGTGTAGACCTGGAGCTCCAGCTTACAGAAGTAAAAGAAAACCTGAAGAAATCTCTTGCTGGAGGCCCTTCTCTTGGACTGGCGGTGACTGGAAAACCTGAAAATCCT ATCCCCAAGACACAGCAAGAAAGTGAACGCCCTGTACCTGTTAACAGTGCAGCAGAGCTGAGACGCAGATCCCCTTCTATAGCAACAAGCAGTAAAGGGAAGGTGTTACAAAAAGCCAAG gAATGGGAAGCGAAGAAAccgtaa